DNA from Paraphotobacterium marinum:
AAAATATCTCAGTCCTCGAAAAAAAGTCTAGCTTTTGGAATTCTTTCTACAATTTTTTTCGTAAAAAAAGACAAAATAATCTAGCAAATGATTTTTCTCTTGAAGTGAAGCAATCAATGGATGAGTGTCTTGCTTGTAAAGCCTGTTCATCACAATGTCCAATAAAAATTAACATTCCAGAATTTCGCTCCAGATTTTATAATATTTTTTATACTAGGTACTATAGACACATATCAGATTATGCAATAGTCTCAATTGAGAAGCTTTTTAATTTTATTAATTTTAAACCTAGCGTGTTTAATAGGTTAATTAGTTTGAATTTCACAAAAAAAACATTAAAAAATTTTTTTGGTTTGGTTGATTTGCCTAAAGCATCTAATCCATCAATAAGAGATTACAAGAAAAAATATCCTAGTTTTTTTTATGATTCAACAAAAAAAATAGAAAACATAAATGGAAATTATGTATTCATTCTACAAGATGCCTTTACATCTTTATTTGACGCAGAATTGATTATTGAGCTTGCTCAATTTTTAGAAAAATTGAACTTTAATCCAGTTATCTTACCATATAAAGCATCTGGAAAAGCAGCGCATGTTAAAGGCTTTTTAAACCATTTTAAAAAAATAGCTGAAAAAAATATAAATTTTTTGAATCAATTTAAAAAAAATAACATCCCAATTATAGGATTAGATGCTGCTACAGTCTTACTCTATAGGGATGAGTACAGAAAGTTGATTGGTGAAAAATTAGAAGTTGAAATTCAATTAATTAATGAGTTTTTATTTGAAAGGCTAAATGAATTAGAACTGCCACATATAGAAAAAAAAGATTCGGTTGAGTATTACTTATTTACTCATTGTACTGAAAAATCAAATTTAATTGACTCAGATGTTTTTTGGAAAAAAATATTTGCTAAGTTTGATTTAAAATTAAATCCGATTTCTACGGGGTGTTGTGGTATGGCTGGAACATATGGTCATGAAAATAAAAATTTTGAAAATTCAAAAAAATTATACGAATTAAGTTGGAAAAAATATATTGACGATATTCCCAATGAGTCCACTGTAATATCAGGGTACTCTTGTAGAAGTCAAATAAAAAGACTTGAAGGACGAAAAAGTTTACACCCATTTCAAGTGCTTAATAGATACCTGAACTAATTTAATATTGTAAAATAAGTTAAAAAAATATAAAATTGATGATTAAATGAACAGGATTTGTTCATGTTACAAACAAATACAGGGATAAGGACAAAGTGATGTTTGAGTGTGGTATTAAATTTAAAAACACAAATTTTTTCTTCAATAATGTTGATTCAGCCATTGGGTTTTTAGAGCACGAAATTTTAAATAATTGCAATGATTTTATTGATGCCAATATTAAGCTAAATACTTCCAAAAAAAATTATGAATTTTTTTATGAAAACCCTAACAACCTTTTAGAAGATTTGATGAATTTATAATAGATACCCATTGATTGAGAGCATTATTGTATGTTATATCTTGATAATGTGACTTGATTAATGGATACTATTTAATGAATATTTTCGAATTTAATTTTGATGGACTGGTTGGGCCTACTCATAACTATAGTGGTCTTTCCGTTGGGAACTTAGCTTCAGGTTCACACAAAAATCAAATGTCAAATCCCAAAGAAGCAGCTCTCCAAGGTCTTTTAAAAATGAAAGCCCTACATGATCTTGGTTTTAAACAGGGTGTACTACCTCCACAAGAAAGGCCCAATATAGCCGTACTAAAAAGTCTAGGCTTTGAAGGCACAGATGAATCTATCATTACACAAGCTTTTAAGTCATCACCAGAAATTTTGTCTTGTGTAACATCTGCTTCTTCAATGTGGACAGCTAATGCAGCTACAGTTTCTCCCTCATCAGATACTGCTGACAATAAAGTACATTTTACACCAGCAAATTTAAACTCAATGTTTCATCGCTCCATCGAACATAAAACCACATCAAAAGTACTTAAGAAAATTTTTGCTGATAATAATTATTTTGTTCATCATAATGCATTACCTTCAGTATCTCACTTCGGTGATGAAGGGGCTGCTAATCATACCCGATTTTGTAATAATTATGGTGATAAAGGTATCGAATTTTTTGTTTTTGGTCAATATGCCTTCGATAAAAGTAAATTAAGGCCTAAAAGCTTTGTAGCTCGACAGACTTATGAAGCCTCTCAGGCAATTGCCCGTAAACATAAACTAGATCCTAGATTTGTAGTTTATGCACAACAAAACCCAAATGTAATTGACCAAGGTGTTTTTCATAATGATGTCATCTCCGTTGGAAATCGAAATATTTTATTTTGTCATGAAGAAGCTTTTTTAAATAAAGCAGAGATATATAAGTCATTAACACAAAAAATAGATTTGGGTATTATTGAGGTACCAACTAACAAAGTTAGTGTTAAAGATTGCGTGCAATCATATCTATTTAATTCTCAGATTATTACACAGAATAAAATAAACACTATCGTACTTCCTGAAGAATCTCGTAACAACCCAAGAGTATGGAGTTTCATAAACGATATTCAATCTGACCCTCATTCTGGAATTGATGAAATTAAAGTATTTAATTTAACCGAAAGTATGTCTAACGGTGGAGGACCAGCTTGTTTAAGACTTCGTGTTGTTTTGAATAAAAAAGAACAAGAAGCAATGAACTCCGAAGTAATTTTGAATGATGAAAAGTATAATGTACTTGTAAATTGGGTCAATAAATATTATAGAGATCAATTGGTTCCGAATGATTTAAAAGATCCACTTTTATTAAATGAGAGTCGAGCTGCTTTAGATGAACTGACTAAAATATTATGCTTGGGAAGTATTTATGATTTTCAACAAATCTAACTTTTTTATTTTTAGTTAAAAAAGGTATTTAGGGATGAATTATATATCCCTAAAGTCAATCAAATCACGTCTTCTTAACACTCGCTCTCATAATCAACCCGAATATTGTCGCTTTTTAAAATACTTTCTGTATGATTCGATTTAATAATCGTTATGATAATCATTATTATTATCATTTCAAACTTAAGAAAATTGAATTTTTATGGAAACACTATCAAATATAAATAAAGAAATCATAGTGCATAATTACAAAAAAAATTTAGGGTAAAGTTTTTAATATTATGTGTAGCTTTAAGTATTATTTTTTTGTTACTCGATATTTTAATTGGTTCAAAAAGTTTATCCTTGAGCCAAGTTTTTTTTGCATTAATGAATCAAGATAATTCTCCCTCGTCTATTATAGTTTGGGATATCCGTATGCCAATGTCTTTGATGGCGCCTTTAGTGGGTGGAGCTTTAGCTGTATCGGGATCACAGATGCAAACTACCTTAAATAACCCATTGGCTGATCCTTATACATTTGGTTTATCAGCAGCTGCGAGCTTAGGTGCGGGGTTAGTAATCACAAATGTTATTTATATTCCATCCATTCCTCAAGTTTATCAAATAAGTGCAATGGCGTTTATTTTTTCTATAGGAACAATGTTAATTTTGTCTTTTGTATCTAGTATTCCACGAATTTCTATTGAAGGTGTAATGCTTTGTGGGGTTGCATTGATGTTTAGTTTTGATGCTTTATTGATAATGGTTCAATATATTGCGAGTGATATGCAACTCCAAACATTAACATTTTGGAAAATGGGTTCATTAGCAAGAGGTTCGTGGCTTAAAATTGGAGTATTAGTAATCATCATACCTATTATTTTATTTATTTTACTAAAAGATTCTTGGAAATTATCTATTTTAAAA
Protein-coding regions in this window:
- the astB gene encoding N-succinylarginine dihydrolase is translated as MNIFEFNFDGLVGPTHNYSGLSVGNLASGSHKNQMSNPKEAALQGLLKMKALHDLGFKQGVLPPQERPNIAVLKSLGFEGTDESIITQAFKSSPEILSCVTSASSMWTANAATVSPSSDTADNKVHFTPANLNSMFHRSIEHKTTSKVLKKIFADNNYFVHHNALPSVSHFGDEGAANHTRFCNNYGDKGIEFFVFGQYAFDKSKLRPKSFVARQTYEASQAIARKHKLDPRFVVYAQQNPNVIDQGVFHNDVISVGNRNILFCHEEAFLNKAEIYKSLTQKIDLGIIEVPTNKVSVKDCVQSYLFNSQIITQNKINTIVLPEESRNNPRVWSFINDIQSDPHSGIDEIKVFNLTESMSNGGGPACLRLRVVLNKKEQEAMNSEVILNDEKYNVLVNWVNKYYRDQLVPNDLKDPLLLNESRAALDELTKILCLGSIYDFQQI
- a CDS encoding FecCD family ABC transporter permease, which encodes MLLDILIGSKSLSLSQVFFALMNQDNSPSSIIVWDIRMPMSLMAPLVGGALAVSGSQMQTTLNNPLADPYTFGLSAAASLGAGLVITNVIYIPSIPQVYQISAMAFIFSIGTMLILSFVSSIPRISIEGVMLCGVALMFSFDALLIMVQYIASDMQLQTLTFWKMGSLARGSWLKIGVLVIIIPIILFILLKDSWKLSILKMGDNRAQSMGINVKYLRTKNLLLISILTALSVSFVGAIGFIGLIAPHITRMLIGEDQRFFIPASFLIGSISLELASIASKIILPGTVLPLTVVMSLVGVPFLVFLIIKSGGKF